The following are encoded in a window of Pelomicrobium methylotrophicum genomic DNA:
- a CDS encoding cytochrome P460 family protein: protein MVINPGHPLYDAFGGIHHIYANKKALQGYQKGRFPDGAVIVFDLLEAKSADNTITEGPRKVVGVMHKDSKKFAKTGGWGFEGFKGDSKTERAVGNSAETACYACHTSQKEKDYVFSQLRP, encoded by the coding sequence ATGGTGATCAACCCTGGTCACCCGCTCTACGACGCCTTCGGCGGGATCCATCACATCTATGCCAACAAAAAGGCGCTGCAAGGCTACCAGAAGGGCCGGTTCCCCGACGGAGCGGTGATCGTCTTCGATCTTCTGGAGGCCAAGAGCGCCGACAACACCATCACCGAAGGCCCGCGCAAGGTGGTGGGTGTGATGCACAAGGATTCGAAGAAGTTCGCCAAGACCGGCGGATGGGGCTTCGAGGGCTTCAAGGGAGACTCAAAAACGGAGCGGGCGGTGGGAAACAGCGCCGAAACGGCGTGCTACGCCTGCCACACGTCGCAAAAAGAGAAGGATTACGTTTTCAGCCAGTTGCGCCCCTGA